Proteins from a genomic interval of Papaver somniferum cultivar HN1 chromosome 4, ASM357369v1, whole genome shotgun sequence:
- the LOC113272565 gene encoding uncharacterized protein LOC113272565 — MESSSITATTKNSNNKRTRDDSFELLESSLETKRIRENLLILDDDESDESITQDLDSVMKSFEEEISLPLPGDMNNFVVGGGDVDEQPDLGFLLEASDDELGLPPCNFSSSSTSTASTEGDAETNYDNSTTIGEGLDQIWSFDDDQFPNYQDFGIDDENLQQQNNNIINSDLLGGDFGDGLFEYSDALSGLSDFSDFSWRPETLPAV; from the coding sequence ATGGAATCATCATCCATCACAGCAACAACCAAAAATTCCAACAACAAGAGAACCAGAGATGACTCGTTTGAATTATTAGAGTCGTCCCTGGAGACGAAACGAATCAGAGAAAACCTTCTCAtccttgatgatgatgaatctgacgaGTCTATTACTCAGGATCTTGATTCTGTCATGAAGAGTTTTGAAGAGGAAATCTCTCTTCCTCTTCCGGGAGATATGAATAATTTTGTagtaggtggtggtgatgttgatgAACAGCCTGATTTAGGTTTTCTGTTAGAAGCTTCTGATGATGAATTAGGTCTTCCACCGTGTAAtttctcatcatcttcaacatctaCTGCCAGTACTGAAGGAGATGCTGAAACGAATTATGATAACAGTACTACTATCGGTGAGGGATTAGATCAAATCTGGAGTTTTGATGATGATCAATTCCCAAATTATCAGGATTTTGGAATTGATGATGAGAATTTACAACAGCAGAATAATAATATTATCAACAGTGATTTATTAGGAGGAGATTTTGGCGACGGTTTATTTGAGTATTCTGATGCTCTGTCGGGATTATCTGATTTTTCGGATTTCTCATGGAGACCTGAGACTCTTCCCGCTGTGTAA